The proteins below are encoded in one region of Cucurbita pepo subsp. pepo cultivar mu-cu-16 chromosome LG10, ASM280686v2, whole genome shotgun sequence:
- the LOC111804244 gene encoding serine/threonine-protein kinase D6PKL2-like, whose amino-acid sequence MASKTSLKPSAKQTKGISTVKSTDASDLKSLPSVVSGGDVSNSTHRFLNHSALIDSSKTKSSTLNPKESTESCNQEVNENSLNSIDLEKKTSECGSGKDSSASAKVNDGTNSLAKTSGSAKVSDRVEMVESGKSSICRGSTSSDISDESTCSSFSSSISKPHKSNDLRWEAIQAVRARDGMLGLGHFRLLKRLGCGDIGSVYLSELSGTKCYFAMKVMDKGSLASRKKLLRAQTEREILQSLDHPFLPTLYTHFETDKFSCLVMEFCPGGDLHTLRQRQPGKYFPEQAVKFYVAEVLLALEYLHMLGIVYRDLKPENVLVREDGHIMLSDFDLSLRCAVSPTLVKGSCSESEPLRKNSAYCAQPACIEPSCIQPSCVVPTSCFTPRLFSSKSKKDRKPKTEIGNQVTPLPELIAEPTEARSMSFVGTHEYLAPEIIKGEGHGSAVDWWTFGIFLYELLFGKTPFKGSGNRATLFNVVGQPLRFPESPVVSFAARDLIRGLLVKEPQHRLAYKRGATEIKQHPFFEGVNWALIRCASPPDVPKPVEIERIPSPAPPVSGKAVMATRPAPDSKLSDNYLEFDFF is encoded by the exons ATGGCCTCAAAGACGAGTTTGAAACCTTCTGCAAAGCAAACTAAGGGGATAAGCACTGTTAAATCGACTGATGCTAGTGATCTTAAATCCTTACCTTCAGTTGTTTCTGGAGGAGATGTATCAAACTCCACACACAGATTCTTGAATCATTCTGCTTTGATTGATTCGTCGAAAACCAAATCCTCGACTTTGAATCCTAAAGAATCTACTGAGTCTTGTAATCAGGAAGTCAATGAAAATTCCTTGAACTCTATAGATCTTGAGAAGAAAACATCTGAATGTGGGAGTGGGAAGGATAGTTCTGCTTCTGCCAAAGTCAATGATGGAACAAACAGTCTTGCCAAGACTAGTGGGAGCGCGAAAGTTAGTGACCGTGTTGAGATGGTCGAAAGTGGCAAGAGTAGTATATGTCGAGGAAGTACGAGTAGCGATATCAGTGATGAAAGCACCTGTAGCAGCTTTAGTAGTAGTATCAGCAAGCCTCACAAATCAAATGACTTGAGATGGGAGGCTATCCAAGCTGTACGTGCAAGGGATGGGATGTTGGGATTAGGCCATTTTAGACTATTGAAGAGACTAGGTTGTGGCGATATCGGAAGTGTCTACCTGTCGGAATTGAGTGGCACTAAGTGTTATTTTGCAATGAAGGTTATGGATAAAGGGTCTCTCGCTAGTCGAAAAAAGTTGCTTCGTGCTCAGACCGAAAGAGAAATATTGCAGTCTCTTGATCATCCATTCCTTCCTACATTGTATACACATTTTGAGACTGACAAGTTCTCATGCTTGGTGATGGAGTTCTGCCCTGGGGGAGACTTACACACTCTAAGGCAGAGACAGCCGGGGAAGTATTTTCCCGAACAAGCGGTGAA ATTTTACGTAGCGGAGGTCCTCCTAGCACTCGAGTATCTTCACATGCTTGGGATTGTATATCGGGACCTTAAGCCCGAGAATGTTCTCGTGAGGGAAGATGGACACATTATGCTTTCAGACTTCGATCTTTCCCTAAGATGTGCTGTTAGTCCAACATTAGTGAAGGGCTCATGTTCTGAGTCCGAACCCTTACGAAAGAATTCAGCTTACTGTGCCCAGCCAGCTTGTATCGAGCCTTCCTGCATCCAGCCATCCTGTGTAGTTCCCACGTCGTGTTTTACTCCCCGACTTTTCTCTAGCAAGTCAAAGAAGGATAGAAAACCCAAGACTGAAATAGGAAACCAGGTAACACCATTGCCAGAGCTGATTGCAGAGCCGACGGAGGCGAGGTCAATGTCATTTGTTGGTACACATGAGTACTTGGCACCCGAGATCATTAAAGGCGAAGGTCACGGAAGTGCTGTTGACTGGTGGACTTTTGGAATCTTCCTATACGAACTGTTGTTTGGTAAAACTCCTTTTAAAGGATCTGGGAATCGGGCGACGTTGTTCAACGTCGTTGGTCAGCCATTGCGGTTTCCAGAATCCCCAGTTGTCAGTTTTGCTGCAAGGGATCTCATCAGGGGATTGCTCGTCAAGGAACCACAGCATAGGTTAGCTTACAAAAGAGGGGCAACTGAGATCAAGCAACACCCGTTCTTTGAAGGTGTTAACTGGGCGTTGATACGATGTGCTTCGCCACCAGACGTACCGAAGCCTGTTGAGATCGAGAGGATACCATCACCAGCACCTCCAGTCAGTGGAAAAGCAGTGATGGCTACTAGACCTGCTCCTGATTCCAAATTATCTGATAATTATCTCGAGTTTGATTTCTTTTAG